A part of Nitrospira sp. genomic DNA contains:
- a CDS encoding amino acid permease yields the protein MGSQLFRTKPIDQILADAEHPEHRLKKTLTAWDLTALGIGAIIGTGIFVLVGTAIVGDAHRPGAGPGIVLSFVLSGITCALAALCYAEFSAMIPVAGSAYTFSYATLGEFLAWLTGWNLILEYGVACVAVAIGWSGYFNKLLTLAGLELPYWATNPPHWAGGPEGSIANFPAAIIVLLVTAILVIGIKESARAAGMIVLLKLAVVLFFIAVGAPSVNADNWTPFMPNGFEGVRAAAAIIFFAYIGFDAVSTAAEEARNPQRDVPLGILASLAVCTVLYIAVAAVLTGLIPLSQIDIHAPVAEALSVVGFKWGAAIVAIGAVAGITSVLIVMMLGQIRVFFAMSRDRLLSPRLSQVHPTFGTPHRATILTGMAIAILAALFQIGEAADMTNIGTFFAFILVSFGVMLLRYVKPDLPRPFRLPFMPLVPIMSIAACLYLMAGLPSATWIRFVVWTVIGILVYAAYGMKHSKLAAQAVDSSLPSR from the coding sequence GTGGGCAGCCAACTTTTCCGAACGAAACCCATCGATCAAATTCTGGCCGATGCCGAACATCCAGAGCATCGTCTGAAGAAAACATTGACGGCGTGGGATCTCACGGCGCTTGGGATCGGCGCGATTATTGGGACAGGCATTTTCGTCCTGGTCGGAACCGCCATCGTCGGTGATGCCCACCGGCCAGGAGCGGGACCAGGGATTGTTCTCTCCTTCGTTCTTTCTGGCATCACCTGCGCGTTAGCTGCCCTGTGTTATGCCGAATTTTCAGCGATGATCCCGGTCGCAGGGTCAGCGTACACCTTTTCGTACGCCACACTGGGTGAGTTTCTGGCCTGGCTCACGGGGTGGAATCTGATTTTGGAATATGGTGTGGCCTGCGTCGCAGTTGCTATCGGCTGGTCCGGCTATTTCAACAAATTATTGACGCTCGCCGGCTTGGAATTGCCCTATTGGGCGACGAATCCGCCGCATTGGGCGGGTGGTCCAGAGGGAAGTATCGCTAATTTTCCAGCGGCCATCATCGTTTTGTTGGTCACGGCCATCCTCGTGATAGGAATCAAGGAAAGTGCTCGTGCCGCTGGCATGATCGTCCTGCTGAAACTTGCGGTGGTTCTCTTCTTCATCGCCGTAGGGGCTCCGTCTGTCAACGCGGACAACTGGACACCGTTTATGCCGAACGGATTTGAAGGGGTCCGTGCCGCGGCTGCCATCATCTTTTTTGCCTATATTGGGTTTGATGCGGTCTCAACTGCTGCAGAGGAGGCTCGGAACCCCCAACGAGACGTTCCGTTGGGTATCCTTGCTTCGCTGGCTGTGTGTACCGTGCTCTATATTGCCGTGGCGGCGGTCCTCACCGGCCTGATTCCCCTCAGCCAAATTGACATACACGCTCCAGTGGCTGAAGCGCTCAGCGTCGTGGGGTTTAAATGGGGCGCTGCTATCGTGGCTATCGGAGCCGTGGCGGGTATCACGAGTGTATTGATCGTCATGATGCTGGGGCAAATCCGCGTGTTCTTTGCTATGTCGCGCGATAGGCTGTTAAGCCCGAGGCTCTCACAGGTTCATCCAACGTTTGGAACGCCCCATCGGGCAACGATTCTGACCGGAATGGCTATTGCGATCCTGGCAGCGTTGTTCCAGATCGGGGAAGCGGCTGATATGACCAACATCGGAACCTTCTTTGCCTTTATCCTCGTCAGCTTTGGGGTCATGCTGCTCCGGTACGTAAAGCCTGATCTGCCCAGACCCTTTCGTCTTCCCTTCATGCCTCTCGTGCCCATCATGAGTATTGCCGCATGCCTCTACCTCATGGCTGGTTTGCCTTCAGCAACATGGATCCGTTTTGTGGTATGGACCGTTATTGGCATTCTCGTGTATGCGGCGTATGGGATGAAACACAGCAAACTAGCTGCTCAGGCTGTCGACAGTAGTCTGCCGTCACGATGA
- the nagZ gene encoding beta-N-acetylhexosaminidase: MSHDQIGQLFMIGFDGTTVSADLASFIREYKPGGIILFSRNLESIAQIVELTSDLQRCSPHSPLLISIDQEGGRVSRLPKDFTIFPPCEVLGQCRSSELAYAAAATTAAELKAVGINMNMSPVLDVNSNPANPVIGDRAFGTTPDLVAELGLATVGGLQDNRVVACGKHFPGHGDTNSDSHKELPIVTAPRERLEHIEFPPFQRAVANGVATMMTAHVLYQALDEKRPATLSPTIIGRFLREELHYDGIVLTDDLEMHAIIDHYGIGDATVQAIQAGCDMPLICKDRNRVIAAMNAVDKAVADTDISAGRLAQSLARIRRVKERFLLPYRPVMISDAKLVVGCRSHKALLRSIDRARERVAKADL; the protein is encoded by the coding sequence ATGTCGCACGACCAGATTGGCCAACTCTTCATGATAGGGTTCGATGGCACCACCGTGTCGGCTGACCTCGCCTCCTTCATCAGAGAATATAAGCCCGGTGGAATCATCCTGTTTTCGAGAAATCTCGAATCGATCGCGCAGATCGTAGAATTGACAAGTGATCTTCAACGCTGTAGTCCACACTCCCCCCTCCTGATCTCTATCGATCAAGAAGGTGGACGTGTCTCACGGTTGCCAAAAGACTTTACAATTTTTCCACCATGCGAAGTCCTTGGGCAATGCCGTTCCTCTGAACTAGCCTACGCGGCGGCAGCCACGACCGCAGCAGAACTCAAGGCCGTCGGCATCAACATGAATATGTCTCCGGTGCTTGATGTGAACAGCAACCCCGCCAATCCGGTGATCGGTGATCGAGCCTTCGGCACAACGCCTGACCTCGTGGCTGAATTAGGGTTGGCCACAGTGGGAGGCCTCCAGGACAATCGTGTCGTGGCGTGTGGGAAGCATTTTCCTGGTCATGGCGACACCAACTCGGACTCACACAAGGAGTTGCCCATCGTCACGGCGCCGCGCGAACGATTGGAGCATATTGAGTTTCCTCCATTCCAGCGAGCGGTGGCGAACGGCGTGGCAACGATGATGACAGCCCACGTATTGTATCAGGCGTTGGATGAGAAACGGCCGGCAACCCTGTCCCCGACGATCATCGGGAGATTTCTTCGTGAGGAGTTGCACTACGACGGTATCGTGTTGACGGATGATCTTGAGATGCATGCCATCATTGATCATTATGGCATCGGCGACGCGACCGTACAGGCCATCCAAGCCGGTTGCGACATGCCGTTGATCTGTAAAGACCGCAACCGCGTCATCGCCGCGATGAATGCCGTTGACAAAGCCGTGGCCGACACGGACATCTCGGCCGGACGGTTGGCCCAGTCTCTCGCGCGTATCCGTCGCGTGAAAGAGCGTTTCCTGCTTCCCTATCGCCCCGTGATGATTTCAGATGCCAAACTTGTGGTGGGGTGCCGAAGCCACAAAGCGCTCTTGCGCTCCATTGACCGGGCACGAGAACGAGTCGCGAAAGCCGACCTATGA
- a CDS encoding leucyl aminopeptidase, which produces MPILRVHAKQGHVDTETTDALVLLLCEGEGLPKEDGAILDRALGGALRDLLQSKEFDGKAGTVVLFHTHGKIPAKRLILVGLGKKQDLGLDQIRQAMGHAVKRVRQAKAGAFAVALSSSVPHGASPIDVGQTMTEGAILGSYQFTAYRSDAPTGKGVTAMTVLAPQKDQLRQLSEGIRRGVATAEATVYVRDLCNHPSNVMTPTRIASEAKTVAKEVGVNLKILEQKEMEQLGMGALLGVAKGSHEPPKFIILQYHGAKNKHDRPVVLVGKTITFDTGGISLKPAENMEQMKADMTGGAEVLAAMRAAARLKLPLNLISILPAAENMPGGRAMRPGDVVKTLSGKTVEVQNTDAEGRLILSDGLTYATRFKPAALIDIATLTGACVVALGQFAIGMFGTDATLKEAVHKAGLRAGERVWEMPLWDEYFEQLRSDVADMRNIGGRGGGMITAALFLSKFVGDAPWVHLDIASTDWSERERAYIPKGPTGIGTRLLIQFLINRSL; this is translated from the coding sequence ATGCCCATTCTGCGAGTTCACGCGAAACAAGGACACGTCGACACCGAGACCACAGACGCGCTGGTCCTCCTGCTGTGTGAAGGGGAGGGACTGCCGAAGGAAGATGGGGCGATTCTGGATAGAGCGCTCGGTGGAGCCCTCCGTGATCTTCTGCAATCCAAGGAGTTCGATGGAAAGGCCGGTACAGTTGTTTTGTTTCATACGCACGGGAAAATTCCGGCGAAGCGGTTGATTCTTGTCGGGCTCGGGAAAAAACAAGACCTGGGGTTAGATCAGATCCGACAAGCGATGGGCCATGCCGTCAAACGGGTTCGCCAAGCCAAAGCCGGTGCCTTTGCGGTGGCGCTGTCGAGCAGCGTGCCGCATGGGGCGTCGCCAATCGACGTTGGCCAGACCATGACTGAAGGAGCGATCTTAGGAAGCTATCAATTCACAGCCTATCGCAGTGACGCCCCGACGGGTAAGGGAGTGACGGCGATGACGGTTCTGGCTCCGCAGAAAGATCAACTGCGCCAGTTGTCGGAAGGGATTCGTCGCGGTGTCGCGACTGCCGAAGCAACCGTCTATGTTCGAGATCTCTGCAACCATCCATCTAATGTGATGACACCGACCAGGATCGCCAGTGAGGCAAAAACCGTGGCGAAGGAAGTCGGCGTAAATCTCAAGATCCTCGAACAAAAGGAGATGGAACAACTCGGCATGGGCGCGCTACTGGGGGTTGCAAAAGGCAGCCACGAACCGCCGAAGTTCATTATTCTCCAGTACCACGGAGCCAAGAACAAACACGACCGCCCGGTCGTGCTCGTCGGCAAGACGATTACCTTCGACACGGGTGGGATCTCGCTCAAACCGGCTGAGAATATGGAACAGATGAAGGCTGACATGACCGGTGGAGCGGAAGTGTTGGCCGCGATGCGAGCGGCGGCTCGTCTGAAGCTACCCCTCAATCTCATCAGCATCCTCCCAGCAGCGGAGAATATGCCCGGGGGCCGGGCGATGCGACCTGGTGACGTGGTCAAGACCCTTTCGGGCAAAACCGTGGAGGTGCAGAACACGGACGCCGAGGGCCGCCTGATCCTCTCCGACGGCCTTACCTATGCGACGCGATTCAAGCCGGCCGCGCTCATCGACATTGCCACGCTGACGGGGGCGTGTGTCGTCGCACTGGGTCAGTTCGCCATCGGCATGTTCGGCACCGATGCCACGTTGAAAGAAGCGGTTCACAAGGCCGGCCTTCGAGCAGGCGAGCGGGTATGGGAAATGCCTTTGTGGGACGAATATTTTGAGCAACTGCGCAGCGATGTAGCCGACATGCGGAACATCGGCGGACGTGGGGGTGGCATGATCACCGCGGCTCTATTCTTAAGCAAGTTCGTCGGCGACGCCCCCTGGGTGCATCTCGACATCGCCAGCACCGATTGGAGCGAGCGGGAACGGGCGTATATCCCCAAAGGCCCAACTGGCATCGGGACCAGACTGTTGATCCAGTTCCTCATCAATCGCTCACTATAG
- the queE gene encoding 7-carboxy-7-deazaguanine synthase QueE, with amino-acid sequence MRVTEIFHSVQGESTFAGLPCVFVRLTGCPLRCTWCDTEYAFFGGTDRSIDDILDTVRSYGCQLVEVTGGEPLAQPDSSALLCRLCHEGFTVLLETSGAVDTAIVDPSVRIILDVKCPGSGMTDRMHWPNVERLRPQDEAKFVMQDRSDYEWAKRILDRFRLTNRCAVHFSPVFGALDPQRLAEWLLADRLPVRLQLQLHKHIWAPNMRGV; translated from the coding sequence ATGCGCGTCACTGAAATTTTTCATAGCGTTCAAGGCGAGTCGACCTTTGCCGGCCTCCCCTGCGTGTTCGTACGTCTGACCGGTTGCCCGTTGCGATGCACCTGGTGTGACACGGAGTATGCGTTCTTTGGCGGAACGGACCGATCCATCGATGACATTCTCGACACGGTGCGATCCTATGGTTGTCAGTTGGTGGAGGTGACGGGAGGTGAACCGTTAGCGCAGCCGGATAGCAGCGCGCTGCTCTGTCGATTGTGCCATGAAGGATTCACGGTCCTCCTTGAAACGAGCGGAGCCGTGGATACCGCCATCGTTGATCCATCGGTTCGTATTATCTTGGACGTGAAATGCCCAGGAAGCGGCATGACGGACCGGATGCACTGGCCCAATGTTGAACGATTGCGGCCACAGGATGAAGCAAAATTCGTCATGCAGGACCGGAGTGATTACGAATGGGCGAAACGTATTCTGGATCGCTTCCGGTTGACCAATCGTTGTGCGGTTCACTTTAGTCCGGTATTTGGTGCCCTGGATCCACAGCGGTTAGCTGAATGGCTCTTGGCAGATCGATTACCGGTTCGCCTTCAGTTGCAACTCCACAAGCACATCTGGGCACCCAATATGCGGGGAGTGTGA
- a CDS encoding HAD family hydrolase, with the protein MTQTDEQGLSSSIAAFFDVDNTILPGEASEMRFFRWLWRRGIVGWPEARESVSWLLRHVPALSLHPLRKRKLYLAGKPSQVIQPLGEEFCREELCPRVSPAAMRMLDEHRRAGHAIVFVTGSIDFLIAPIADALRADRCFATQLEQQNGLYTGFLVPPLPYGEGKRQLIDRLSHELTLDLSQCYAYGDSPGDFDLLRAVGHPTVVNPIRGMASIARQQNWPIVKWR; encoded by the coding sequence ATGACGCAAACAGACGAACAAGGCCTCTCCTCTTCCATTGCAGCATTTTTTGATGTCGACAATACCATTTTGCCTGGTGAAGCGAGTGAGATGAGATTTTTCCGCTGGCTGTGGCGACGCGGTATCGTCGGGTGGCCTGAAGCTCGTGAGAGCGTGTCGTGGCTCCTGCGACATGTCCCAGCATTGTCGCTGCACCCGCTCCGCAAGCGGAAGCTGTACCTGGCCGGAAAACCTTCGCAAGTGATTCAACCGTTGGGCGAGGAGTTTTGTCGCGAGGAACTCTGTCCTCGTGTCTCCCCTGCTGCGATGCGGATGCTCGACGAGCATCGCCGTGCCGGCCACGCCATTGTGTTCGTGACAGGATCCATCGATTTTCTGATCGCCCCCATCGCGGACGCGCTTCGAGCTGATCGTTGCTTTGCCACTCAATTAGAGCAGCAGAATGGACTCTATACCGGATTTCTTGTGCCACCTCTGCCTTATGGGGAGGGGAAACGACAACTCATTGATCGATTGTCCCATGAACTGACGTTGGACCTCTCCCAATGCTATGCGTACGGGGATAGCCCGGGTGATTTTGACTTGCTCCGTGCCGTGGGGCATCCGACGGTGGTGAACCCGATTCGTGGCATGGCCTCCATCGCCCGACAGCAGAACTGGCCAATCGTCAAATGGCGATGA
- a CDS encoding PAS domain S-box protein: protein MSPTSHRPELDLLRRQVADLARELAERDRVLHEQTRHFEVAQALAHLGSWNWNIASGEVEWSDELYRIFGYQPRARAITFDSFVSAVLPDDHDRVLASIDDALAGAAAHDMECRIVRPDGAVRTIHCCGEVVRDSGGQPLRMFGTALDITDRKPTEAMLGTSEERLRQALRASGTGLWEWNTETNDVVFSEEWKRQLGYEPVELADSFEAWMTRLHPEDRDAAMAYVQDYVSHRKGDYRQEFRLRHKDGTYRWIEARASFVTEPDGRQIYLLGSHTDITDRKRMEESVRESEEWYRTLVELSPSGVFVSEEQAVYVNHMDAVRDLAERNRAQAALRASEERLRLAMDAADLGSWDVDIRTGEAVWNRRHALMQGYTPDDGPVSIHRWKDRIHPDDFDRVMVEVELAKETQELFSVEHRTVWGDGAEERWLSLYGRFFYDKTGVPVRFSGVSIDITERTRAQEALRESEARWQQFAESVGSAFWIADVTPEGKKVLYVNSAFTSIWGIEREEIYQNWFLWLDSIHPDDRARVTANHDRFVGGGATAVFHCEYRIVGRDGHVRWISDRRVRMAGWENRVAGIAEDITHHKQQLALMAQTEAIGKIGGWELDFLTNRLWWSEETYRLHETTPELYNPTVETALEFYTAERRPLLAEALEKAVTQGVSWDLELDLVSAKGRQIAVRAVGKVEVVNDRAVRAYGTFQDISERKWAEAALRRAHDELERKVIERTAELQASEDRYARATAIGKVGVWELDIVTGAYHADANLKALFGYASEELSTDPYMWLKLVHPDDQPVAMKNWELIQSGAAEACHYELRMVKKDGSRVWTDVRCHSVRDQNGRLTHLIGATVDITERKQAEQTLSESEVRFRTLVANIPGAIYRCAVDREWTMSYLSNVIESIVGYPATEFIANHTRSYASVIHPDDRQLVEETTWTSLQEHRPYIIEYRLIHANGTVRWVYEKGQGVFTPNGEVRFLDGAIFDVTERRHAGEALRESEERFSKAFRTSPHPIGITEVATGRCIEVNDACLELFGFRREEVIGNSTLILGIWPNLEERVRVIERLKAGQPVRNMEFALKVKSGAVRYLLASADLAELNGTLCIVTVANDITDRKQAEEALRRSEERFAKAFQASPHPVVLSELDSGLVVDANDAACQLFAYRKEEVVGRTTQEIGLWPSTEARDRYLELLKRQGSVRNVEVALRSKSGEIRQCLLSSELIELNGKQCSVTVGNDITESKRLERALRLTQFSVDQAVEAILWLDPNARIFSVNDTACQMLEYSREQLMAMTVHDIDPNFPVERWVTHWNYLKEQGALIFDAKFWSRTGLVLQTDVTVNYLQHEGKEYACMILRDVAERKRAEAELRRSHTFLRQVIDTDPDLIFAKDRDGRFTVANKAVADWYGTTVEELIGKSDSDFNANAEEVEFFRRSDLEVIYSGRDRFIPEEKITDAGGKTRWLQTVKRPIFDDQGQVHMVLGAATDITERKRMEEILVRRERDLSAALQERERISQDLHDGILQSLYAVGLGLEACKPLIRKRRDPVAEKFMVALDQAIRQLNQVMSEVRNFIAGLESQVLQGGDFSTALRTMVETMSLSSSIRCRVRIDDAAAQRLSTEQALHIINIVREGVSNALRHSRAKQITVSLRDLIRSDRLAVTDDGIGFSTRSVQGVGHGLVNMAARAQKVRGLFAIQSKPDKGTRVSLDLPKETPYAHT, encoded by the coding sequence ATGAGTCCTACGAGTCACCGTCCTGAATTGGATCTGCTGCGAAGGCAGGTTGCCGATCTCGCACGTGAGCTTGCCGAACGGGATCGAGTGTTGCACGAACAGACTCGTCACTTCGAGGTCGCACAAGCTCTTGCCCACCTGGGGAGTTGGAATTGGAACATCGCAAGCGGCGAGGTGGAATGGTCCGACGAACTCTACCGGATCTTCGGCTATCAACCTCGAGCGCGAGCGATCACCTTCGACAGCTTTGTGTCGGCGGTACTGCCGGACGATCATGATCGGGTGCTGGCGTCGATCGATGACGCGTTGGCAGGGGCCGCAGCCCACGACATGGAATGCCGAATCGTCCGCCCCGATGGTGCAGTACGGACGATTCATTGTTGTGGCGAGGTCGTGCGCGATAGCGGCGGTCAACCCCTTCGTATGTTCGGGACGGCCTTGGACATTACCGATCGCAAGCCTACGGAGGCGATGCTTGGGACTTCGGAAGAAAGACTTCGACAGGCCCTCCGTGCGTCAGGGACTGGACTCTGGGAATGGAACACGGAAACGAACGACGTGGTCTTTTCCGAGGAATGGAAACGCCAGCTGGGATACGAGCCGGTGGAGCTTGCAGATTCTTTTGAAGCCTGGATGACGCGTCTCCACCCAGAGGATCGTGATGCGGCGATGGCCTACGTACAAGACTACGTGTCTCATCGCAAGGGAGACTATCGACAGGAATTCAGGCTGCGTCACAAAGACGGGACATATCGATGGATTGAAGCACGAGCCTCATTTGTCACAGAGCCAGATGGCCGACAGATTTACCTTCTCGGATCACATACCGATATTACTGATCGCAAGCGGATGGAGGAGTCGGTACGGGAGAGCGAAGAATGGTACAGGACGTTGGTCGAGCTTTCACCATCGGGGGTCTTCGTCAGTGAAGAACAAGCAGTTTACGTCAACCACATGGACGCCGTCCGCGATCTCGCCGAGCGCAACCGCGCGCAGGCCGCATTGCGCGCGAGCGAAGAGCGGCTGCGGCTAGCAATGGACGCCGCGGATTTAGGGTCATGGGATGTGGATATCCGGACCGGCGAAGCCGTGTGGAATCGCCGCCATGCACTCATGCAAGGCTACACACCGGATGACGGTCCCGTCTCAATTCACCGATGGAAAGATCGGATTCATCCGGATGATTTCGATCGCGTTATGGTGGAAGTCGAGCTGGCTAAAGAGACGCAGGAGTTATTTTCCGTCGAGCATCGGACGGTTTGGGGCGACGGCGCTGAGGAGCGCTGGCTCTCGTTGTATGGGCGATTCTTTTACGACAAGACCGGTGTCCCAGTTCGTTTCAGCGGCGTATCGATCGACATCACCGAGCGCACTCGTGCACAAGAGGCGCTACGGGAGAGCGAAGCTCGGTGGCAGCAGTTCGCTGAGTCGGTCGGTTCAGCATTCTGGATCGCGGATGTGACGCCGGAGGGGAAGAAAGTCTTGTATGTCAACTCCGCATTCACCTCTATTTGGGGCATTGAGCGGGAGGAGATATATCAAAACTGGTTTCTCTGGCTCGACTCGATCCACCCGGATGACCGTGCGCGGGTGACGGCAAACCATGATCGGTTTGTTGGTGGAGGGGCGACCGCGGTATTCCATTGTGAGTACCGGATTGTGGGACGAGATGGTCATGTCCGCTGGATTTCCGATCGCCGCGTCAGGATGGCGGGGTGGGAGAATCGCGTTGCCGGTATTGCGGAGGATATCACGCACCACAAGCAACAGTTGGCGCTGATGGCCCAAACAGAGGCGATCGGAAAAATCGGGGGATGGGAGTTAGATTTCCTGACGAACCGTCTGTGGTGGAGCGAGGAAACCTACCGGTTGCACGAGACCACGCCGGAATTGTACAACCCGACGGTGGAAACGGCGTTGGAATTCTATACAGCCGAACGCCGGCCCCTTCTCGCTGAGGCACTTGAAAAAGCGGTGACCCAGGGGGTGTCTTGGGATCTGGAGTTAGATCTTGTCTCAGCGAAGGGCCGCCAGATTGCAGTCCGGGCAGTCGGGAAGGTCGAAGTCGTGAACGATCGGGCAGTTCGGGCCTACGGAACGTTCCAAGATATTTCGGAACGCAAATGGGCAGAAGCAGCCCTCCGGAGAGCGCATGATGAATTGGAGCGCAAGGTCATTGAGCGCACTGCAGAATTGCAGGCCAGTGAAGATCGCTATGCGCGTGCTACGGCCATCGGCAAGGTTGGAGTCTGGGAATTAGACATCGTCACAGGTGCATACCACGCAGATGCCAATCTCAAAGCCCTCTTTGGCTATGCTTCTGAAGAACTCTCCACAGATCCCTATATGTGGCTGAAGCTGGTCCATCCGGACGACCAGCCGGTTGCCATGAAAAACTGGGAATTGATCCAAAGCGGAGCAGCCGAGGCCTGTCACTACGAGCTGAGAATGGTTAAGAAAGACGGATCCAGGGTGTGGACTGATGTTCGATGCCACAGCGTTCGTGATCAGAACGGGCGATTGACGCACCTGATCGGCGCCACCGTCGACATTACGGAGCGCAAGCAAGCGGAACAAACATTGTCCGAGAGCGAGGTACGGTTCCGCACTTTAGTTGCAAATATTCCAGGCGCAATCTATCGCTGCGCCGTGGACAGGGAGTGGACGATGTCTTATCTCAGCAATGTGATTGAGAGCATCGTCGGTTATCCGGCCACGGAGTTCATCGCCAACCACACCCGTTCTTACGCCAGTGTGATTCACCCAGATGATCGCCAGCTGGTGGAGGAGACGACCTGGACGAGCTTGCAGGAGCACCGTCCATATATCATCGAGTACCGTCTTATCCACGCGAATGGTACCGTCCGGTGGGTTTATGAAAAAGGTCAGGGGGTGTTCACCCCGAATGGCGAGGTGCGTTTCCTCGACGGCGCGATCTTCGATGTCACCGAGCGCAGGCATGCGGGGGAAGCCCTTCGCGAAAGCGAAGAACGATTCTCCAAAGCCTTCCGAACAAGCCCTCATCCGATCGGGATCACGGAGGTCGCAACGGGCCGATGTATTGAGGTGAACGATGCCTGTCTTGAGCTGTTCGGTTTTCGTCGAGAGGAAGTGATCGGAAACTCCACGTTGATACTAGGTATCTGGCCGAATCTCGAAGAGAGAGTGCGGGTCATCGAGCGTTTGAAAGCTGGGCAGCCGGTGCGCAACATGGAGTTTGCTTTAAAGGTCAAATCGGGTGCAGTACGCTACCTTCTGGCCTCCGCTGATCTCGCGGAGCTCAACGGAACGCTCTGTATTGTGACCGTCGCTAATGATATCACGGACCGTAAGCAAGCCGAAGAAGCGCTCCGCAGGAGCGAAGAGCGTTTTGCGAAGGCGTTCCAAGCCAGTCCCCATCCGGTCGTCCTTAGCGAGCTGGACTCTGGTCTCGTGGTAGACGCTAATGATGCCGCCTGTCAGCTGTTCGCTTATCGTAAAGAAGAAGTCGTAGGACGCACGACGCAAGAAATAGGACTCTGGCCCTCGACAGAGGCACGGGACCGTTATCTCGAACTGTTGAAGCGCCAGGGATCAGTCCGCAACGTGGAAGTGGCGCTACGAAGCAAGAGTGGCGAAATTCGCCAGTGCCTCTTGTCATCGGAACTGATCGAGTTGAACGGCAAGCAGTGCAGTGTGACGGTTGGCAACGATATTACTGAGAGCAAGCGCCTGGAGCGAGCGCTCCGGTTGACCCAGTTCTCCGTGGATCAAGCCGTCGAGGCGATCTTGTGGTTAGACCCGAACGCTCGAATATTCAGCGTTAATGATACCGCATGCCAAATGTTGGAGTACTCACGCGAGCAACTGATGGCCATGACGGTCCATGATATTGACCCAAATTTCCCCGTGGAGCGGTGGGTGACTCATTGGAATTATCTCAAAGAGCAGGGAGCGTTGATATTCGATGCGAAGTTTTGGTCACGAACTGGACTCGTCTTGCAGACGGACGTGACGGTCAATTATCTGCAACATGAAGGGAAAGAGTACGCCTGCATGATCTTGCGAGACGTTGCAGAGCGAAAGCGGGCGGAAGCCGAGCTCCGTCGCTCCCATACATTCTTGCGACAAGTCATCGACACCGATCCCGATCTTATCTTTGCCAAGGATCGCGACGGTCGTTTTACGGTGGCCAACAAGGCTGTGGCCGATTGGTATGGCACGACGGTGGAAGAATTGATCGGGAAATCGGATTCCGACTTCAATGCAAATGCCGAAGAGGTGGAGTTCTTTCGGCGGAGCGATCTTGAGGTGATCTATTCCGGGAGAGATCGGTTCATTCCGGAGGAAAAGATCACCGATGCCGGGGGAAAGACGCGTTGGTTACAGACGGTCAAGCGACCGATTTTCGACGATCAAGGACAGGTTCACATGGTGCTGGGTGCCGCGACGGATATCACGGAGCGCAAACGGATGGAGGAGATCCTCGTACGACGTGAACGAGATTTGAGCGCCGCACTTCAAGAGCGAGAGCGGATCAGTCAAGACCTCCACGATGGTATTCTCCAGTCCCTGTATGCTGTTGGACTTGGGTTAGAAGCGTGTAAGCCACTGATCAGGAAGCGACGCGATCCTGTGGCGGAGAAGTTCATGGTGGCACTGGATCAGGCCATTAGACAGCTCAACCAGGTCATGTCAGAAGTCCGGAATTTCATTGCCGGCCTCGAATCTCAAGTGTTGCAGGGTGGAGACTTTTCGACCGCCTTGCGGACGATGGTCGAAACGATGTCTCTCTCTTCTTCCATCAGATGCCGGGTCAGAATCGACGACGCGGCCGCACAGCGGCTTTCCACCGAACAGGCACTCCATATCATCAACATCGTACGGGAGGGGGTGAGTAATGCATTGCGCCACAGCCGTGCCAAACAGATCACCGTCTCGCTTCGTGATCTCATCCGCTCTGATCGTCTGGCCGTGACGGATGACGGCATCGGGTTTAGTACCCGCTCAGTTCAGGGGGTTGGCCATGGATTAGTCAACATGGCGGCACGGGCTCAAAAAGTCAGGGGCTTGTTCGCCATCCAGTCGAAACCTGACAAGGGGACGAGGGTCTCACTCGATCTTCCAAAGGAGACGCCTTATGCTCACACCTAA